In Zonotrichia albicollis isolate bZonAlb1 chromosome 3, bZonAlb1.hap1, whole genome shotgun sequence, a single window of DNA contains:
- the RPS12 gene encoding small ribosomal subunit protein eS12 isoform X2 codes for MDVNTALQEVLKTALIHDGLARGIREAAKALDKRQAHLCVLASNCDEPTYVKLVEALCAEHQINLIKVDDNKKLGEWVGLCKIDREGKPRKVVGCSCVVVKDYGKESQAKDVIEEYFKCKK; via the exons ATGGATGTTAACACCGCTCTGCAAGAAGTGCTGAAGACCGCACTTATCCACGATGGCCTTGCTCGCGGTATCCGTGAAGCAGCCAAAGCCTTGGACAA aCGCCAAGCCCATCTCTGTGTTCTGGCTTCAAACTGTGATGAACCCACATATGTAAAGTTAGTTGAAGCACTCTGTGCAGAACATCAGATCAACTTAATAAAG GTTGATGACAACAAGAAGCTCGGCGAATGGGTGGGTCTCTGCAAGATCGACAGAGAAGGAAAACCTCGCAAAGTGGTGGGCTGCAGTTGTGTGGTTGTCAAA GACTATGGCAAGGAATCTCAGGCCAAAGATGTCATCGAAGAGTACTTCAAGTGCAAGAAATGA
- the RPS12 gene encoding small ribosomal subunit protein eS12 isoform X1 yields MAEEGITAGGVMDVNTALQEVLKTALIHDGLARGIREAAKALDKRQAHLCVLASNCDEPTYVKLVEALCAEHQINLIKVDDNKKLGEWVGLCKIDREGKPRKVVGCSCVVVKDYGKESQAKDVIEEYFKCKK; encoded by the exons ATGGCCGAGGAAGG CATTACTGCTGGAGGTGTAATGGATGTTAACACCGCTCTGCAAGAAGTGCTGAAGACCGCACTTATCCACGATGGCCTTGCTCGCGGTATCCGTGAAGCAGCCAAAGCCTTGGACAA aCGCCAAGCCCATCTCTGTGTTCTGGCTTCAAACTGTGATGAACCCACATATGTAAAGTTAGTTGAAGCACTCTGTGCAGAACATCAGATCAACTTAATAAAG GTTGATGACAACAAGAAGCTCGGCGAATGGGTGGGTCTCTGCAAGATCGACAGAGAAGGAAAACCTCGCAAAGTGGTGGGCTGCAGTTGTGTGGTTGTCAAA GACTATGGCAAGGAATCTCAGGCCAAAGATGTCATCGAAGAGTACTTCAAGTGCAAGAAATGA